One Solirubrobacter pauli DNA segment encodes these proteins:
- a CDS encoding putative quinol monooxygenase produces MNTPYAFVARIEAKPDKAEDLAALLAGALPLAEAEKGTVNWYAARTSPTTFWIFDTFGTEDDRQAHAEGEIVAALNANAELLASPPEILPADLLAVK; encoded by the coding sequence ATGAACACGCCATACGCATTCGTCGCCCGGATCGAGGCCAAGCCGGACAAGGCCGAGGACCTAGCGGCTCTCCTGGCCGGCGCGCTACCGCTTGCCGAGGCCGAGAAGGGCACCGTCAACTGGTACGCCGCGCGGACGTCGCCGACCACGTTCTGGATCTTCGACACGTTCGGCACTGAGGACGACCGCCAAGCACACGCCGAGGGCGAGATCGTCGCGGCGCTGAACGCCAACGCAGAGTTGCTCGCCTCCCCACCGGAGATCCTCCCCGCTGACCTACTCGCCGTCAAATGA
- a CDS encoding GlxA family transcriptional regulator, whose amino-acid sequence MLFAIVVADGVFASGFTLLHDTLSVAEVLRRTHDPAVPEIRVAIAGEQPIVRTGSGLAILTTARLDDLAGADVVVVPALGALDEPGVLDALDAPATIRMVTALADLGSGGLVAGACTGTFVLAEAGLLRGRRATTSWWLNSVFVRRYPDTELDADRMVVKDKDVLTAGAAFAHIDLALTLVRSVSVELADRVARHLLIDERATQSMYVPLDHVGRDDQLVRLFEQHVRANLAAPLPITTVARELATTPRTLERRVRAAANMTPLELIQRIRAERAEHLLATTEQSIDQIALDIGYRNGSTLRALLRKYRRKP is encoded by the coding sequence ATGTTGTTCGCAATCGTCGTCGCAGATGGCGTGTTTGCCTCCGGTTTCACACTGCTTCACGACACGCTCAGCGTCGCCGAGGTCCTCCGCCGCACGCATGATCCCGCTGTACCGGAGATTCGCGTTGCGATCGCCGGCGAGCAGCCGATCGTCCGAACCGGGTCCGGGCTGGCAATTCTGACAACGGCCCGCCTCGACGACCTCGCCGGCGCTGATGTCGTCGTGGTCCCCGCACTAGGAGCGCTCGACGAACCCGGCGTGCTCGATGCGCTCGACGCGCCGGCCACTATCCGCATGGTGACTGCGTTGGCCGATCTCGGCAGTGGCGGGCTGGTTGCCGGGGCGTGCACCGGGACGTTCGTCCTGGCCGAGGCGGGCCTGTTGCGCGGGCGTCGCGCGACGACTTCGTGGTGGCTGAATTCTGTCTTCGTCCGCCGCTACCCGGACACCGAGCTCGACGCGGACCGCATGGTCGTAAAGGACAAGGACGTGCTGACCGCCGGTGCCGCATTCGCTCACATCGACCTCGCCCTGACGCTCGTGCGCAGCGTGTCCGTCGAGCTCGCCGACCGCGTCGCGCGTCATCTCCTGATCGACGAACGCGCGACCCAGAGCATGTACGTCCCGCTCGACCACGTCGGTCGCGACGATCAGCTCGTGCGCCTGTTCGAGCAGCACGTCCGCGCCAATCTCGCTGCCCCACTCCCAATCACAACCGTCGCCCGCGAGCTCGCCACCACTCCCCGGACCCTCGAGCGGCGCGTCCGAGCGGCGGCGAACATGACCCCGCTGGAGCTGATCCAACGAATCCGCGCCGAGCGCGCCGAGCACCTGCTCGCCACGACCGAACAGTCGATCGATCAAATCGCGCTGGACATCGGTTACCGCAACGGCTCGACCCTCCGCGCCCTGCTGCGGAAGTACCGCCGCAAGCCGTAG